The Delphinus delphis chromosome 10, mDelDel1.2, whole genome shotgun sequence genome includes a region encoding these proteins:
- the NHLRC1 gene encoding E3 ubiquitin-protein ligase NHLRC1, with the protein MGAEASGSGPALRELVREAETSLLECKVCFERFGHRQQRRPRNLPCGHVVCLACVAALAHPRTLALECPFCRRACRGCDTSDCLPVLHLLELLGSALRPAPAAPRAAPSAPGVLTCHHAFGGWGTLVNPTGLALCPKTGRVVVVHDGRRRVKIFDAGGGCAHQFGEKGDAAQDIRYPLDVTVTNDCHVVVTDAGDRSIKVFDFFGQIKLVIGGQFSLPWGVETTPQNGVMVTDAEAGSLHLLEIDFPEGVLRRTERLQTHLCHPRGVAVSWLTGAIAVLEHPLAVGTGACSTTVKVFSASMQLIGQVDAFGLSLFFPSKITASAVTFDHQGNVIVADTSNLAVLCLGKPEEFPVLKPIITHGLSHPVALTFTKENSLLVLDSAAHSIKVYKVDWG; encoded by the coding sequence ATGGGTGCCGAGGCTTCCGGGAGCGGGCCAGCGCTGCGGGAGCTGGTGCGCGAGGCCGAGACCAGCCTGCTCGAGTGCAAGGTGTGCTTTGAGCGGTTCGGCCACCGCCAGCAGCGGCGCCCACGCAACCTGCCCTGCGGCCACGTGGTCTGCCTGGCCTGCGTGGCCGCCCTGGCGCACCCGCGGACGCTGGCCCTCGAGTGCCCCTTCTGCCGGCGAGCCTGCAGGGGCTGCGACACCAGCGACTGTCTGCCGGTGCTGCACCTCCTGGAGCTCCTGGGCTCCGCGCTGCGCCCGGCCCCAGCGGCCCCGCGCGCCGCCCCCTCCGCCCCCGGGGTCCTCACCTGCCACCACGCCTTCGGAGGCTGGGGGACCCTGGTCAACCCCACTGGGCTGGCGCTGTGTCCTAAGACGGGGCGGGTCGTGGTGGTGCACGACGGCAGGAGGCGTGTCAAGATCTTTGACGCGGGGGGAGGATGTGCGCATCAGTTTGGAGAGAAGGGGGACGCTGCTCAGGACATTAGGTATCCACTTGACGTCACCGTCACAAACGACTGCCATGTGGTTGTCACCGACGCCGGCGACCGCTCCATCAAAGTGTTTGACTTTTTTGGCCAGATTAAGCTTGTCATCGGAGGCCAGTTCTCCTTGCCTTGGGGTGTGGAGACCACCCCTCAGAATGGGGTCATGGTAACTGATGCGGAGGCGGGGTCCCTGCACCTCCTGGAAATCGACTTTCCAGAAGGGGTCCTCCGGAGAACTGAACGGTTGCAAACTCACCTGTGCCATCCCCGGGGGGTGGCGGTGTCCTGGCTCACCGGGGCCATTGCGGTCCTAGAGCACCCCCTGGCTGTGGGGACCGGGGCCTGCAGCACCACGGTGAAGGTGTTCAGCGCAAGTATGCAGCTCATCGGCCAGGTGGATGCCTTTGGGCTGAGCCTCTTTTTCCCCTCCAAAATAACCGCCTCCGCTGTGACCTTTGATCACCAGGGGAACGTGATTGTTGCCGATACTTCTAATCTGGCTGTCCTATGCTTAGGAAAACCTGAGGAGTTTCCAGTACTGAAGCCCATCATCACCCACGGTCTTTCCCATCCTGTGGCACTGACCTTTACCAAGGAAAATTCTCTTCTTGTGCTGGACAGTGCAGCCCATTCTATAAAAGTCTATAAGGTTGACTGGGGGTGA